The following coding sequences lie in one Silene latifolia isolate original U9 population chromosome 5, ASM4854445v1, whole genome shotgun sequence genomic window:
- the LOC141655698 gene encoding cysteine proteinase inhibitor 5-like encodes MKAPSSIILLSFVLVIFLSCASSIDAIVGGWKPVKSVIDPHLVDIARFAVLENNKKIGKSLELVKINKSEYQVVNGFQYRLIVDAKTEGKTKSYQATVVESGKKLELISFIALLRITPSYSR; translated from the coding sequence ATGAAGGCTCCTTCTTCAATCATCTTACTTTCCTTTGTCCTTGTAATCTTCCTTTCATGTGCCTCAAGCATTGACGCAATTGTTGGTGGATGGAAACCCGTCAAAAGCGTCATTGATCCTCACCTAGTCGACATTGCTCGATTTGCGGTGCTAGAAAACAATAAGAAGATCGGGAAGTCATTGGAATTGGTGAAGATCAACAAGAGTGAATATCAAGTGGTTAATGGATTTCAATATCGTCTTATCGTTGACGCGAAAACCGAGGGTAAAACAAAATCTTATCAAGCAACTGTTGTTGAATCAGGGAAAAAGTTGGAGTTGATAAGCTTTATTGCTCTGCTAcgtattactccctcctattcccgaTAA
- the LOC141655699 gene encoding uncharacterized protein LOC141655699, whose amino-acid sequence MVIDMFGIYSTMLKPDLLYIPSTARHLNPQRDKNLGRNYIKTSYMPTDGVCVKAVFIPIIDNEHWFLIVCDLEMKTNYILNSLRPKDIRADTELVAEVVTNVFQILCRSKGYKHLVGVPLAKFSTLTVPRHKICLIAAFMSSNG is encoded by the exons ATG GTGATCGATATGTTCGGGATCTATTCAACTATGCTAAAGCCAGATTTGTTGTATATCCCATCTACTGCACGT CATCTCAATCCTCAACGAGATAAAAATCTTGGTCGCAATTacatcaaaacatcatatatGCCTACAGATGGGGTGTGTGTGAAAGCT GTTTTTATACCCATCATTGATAACGAACACTGGTTTCTTATTGTGTGTGATCTGGAGATGAAGACGAACTATATTCTGAACTCACTACGTCCTAAGGATATCCGGGCTGACACTGAACTTGTTGCGGAAGTG GTTACTAATGTCTTCCAGATCTTATGCCGGTCCAAAGGCTACAAGCATCTTGTAGGGGTGCCTCTAGCTAAGTTTTCGACTCTGACTGTTCCTCGCCACAAAATCT GTTTGATTGCGGCGTTCATGTCCTCAAATGGTTAG
- the LOC141655700 gene encoding protein FAR1-RELATED SEQUENCE 5-like has protein sequence MDVEGSSDLGEHTDAIVPAASNDIVQSPSHLACIDAGSPIIETNPKERIPVCAPKLKPVLGMIFDKLDDGLEFYKVYATNSGFKMRKLTQRNVDGVVMTKYCVCSKAGERHTHLLSTPNTVVHLTESRELTLIHKSMIVENSKVNKGSVQSFRMFKEYVKGYQNVGASLEDFKNFWRDVKKFIKGYDAQMMIENFMHKKAMCSSYYFDFDVDDRGRLSRVCWFDPIAIKNYSLFGDMTSFDTTFNMNTYKMIIAPFTGVDHHKKCVSFGAGLIRKETDEDFVWLFQNFLSAMSNKYPRWKQSKLIAESKNSFPDLETPHPLEKHASEFYTPVMFSEFKNEWVAACFTCGVKILGVTTSDNIPIIDREKDKVYYVIFISDEMKVNAL, from the exons ATGGATGTTGAGGGTTCTAGCGATTTGGGGGAACATACTGATGCGATTGTTCCAGCTGCTAGCAATGATATCGTGCAGTCACCGTCTCATCTAG CGTGCATAGATGCAGGCTCACCAATCATTGAGACAAACCCGAAGGAAAGAATACCCGTATGTGCGCCAAAATTGAAGCCTGTTTTGGGTATGATCTTTGATAAACTAGATGATGGGCTAGAATTCTATAAGGTTTATGCTACTAACTCTGGTTTTAAAATGAGGAAGTTGACGCAACGAAACGTAGATGGGGTTGTCATGACTAAGTACTGTGTGTGCAGTAAAGCTGGAGAAA GACACACCCATCTCCTCTCAACACCAAACACCGTGGTGCATTTGACTGAGTCACGAGAATTAACCCTTATACATAAATCCATGATTGTTGAGAATTCTAAGGTGAATAAAGGGTCTGTGCAAAGCTTTAGGATGTTCAAAGAGTACGTGAAAGGGTATCAAAATGTAGGGGCATCACTTGAGGACTTCAAAAATTTTTGGAGGGATGtgaaaaaatttattaaagggtATGACGCGCAAATGATGATTGAAAATTTCATGCACAAAAAAGCCATGTGTAGTTCGTACTACTTTGATTTTGATGTTGACGATCGTGGTCGACTATCTAGGGTTTGTTGGTTTGATCCTATAGCTATAAAGAATTACAGTCTTTTTGGTGATATGACGTCTTTTGACACGACGTTTAATATGAACACGTATAAAATGATTATTGCCCCTTTCACGGGGGTTGATCATCACAAAAAATGCGTGTCATTTGGAGCAGGACTTATAAGGAAAGAGACTGATGAGGATTTCGTATGGTTGTTTCAGAATTTTCTAAGTGCAATGAGCAATAAGTATCCT CGATGGAAACAATCTAAATTAATAGCCGAGTCAAAAAACTCCTTCCCTGATCTAGAGACGCCTCACCCTTTGGAAAAACACGCTTCTGAGTTCTACACCCCAGTGATGTTTTCTGAATTTAAAAACGAGTGGGTGGCTGCTTGTTTCACCTGTGGTGTTAAAATATTAGGGGTTACTACCAGTGACAACATCCCCATTATTGATCGTGAAAAAGACAAGGTTTACTATGTTATCTTTATCTCTGACGAAATGAAAGTGAACGCACTGTAA